The sequence below is a genomic window from Candidatus Methylomirabilota bacterium.
GGCACACCCCAGCTCATCGTGGAGTTCACGGAAGCCCCTCTGGACGAATCTGCGCCGCCTCCCGGCCCGAGCTCCATCCGCTGGCTCACGCCCGGAGTCGACCGCGGCGATCCCTGCGCGCAGCTGAGAAGACCACGCTAGCGCGAACCATTCATGAGCACTGGTTGCCGGGACCTGACCCCCTCACCCTGCCCTCTCCCCCTTCGGGGGCGAGGGATGGAAAAGAATCCCTCAGCCTGCCTCGCTCTCCCTACGCGAGCCAGGGATGGAAAAGAATCCCTCAGCCTGCCTCGCTCTCCCTACGTGAGCCAGGGATGAAAGAGAATCCCTCAGCCTGTCTCGCTCTCCCTACGTGAGCCAGGGATGAAAGAGAATCCCTCAGCCTGCCTCGCTCTCCCTACGTGAGCCAGGGATGAAAGAGAATCCCTCAGCGTGTCCCTCTCTACTGGGGCGAGGGATCAAAAAGAATCCCTCTCCCTCGGAGAGGGAGAGGGTGGGGTGAGGGTGGCGTTGTATTCGCGGCTAGTTCGCGCTAGGCCGGCTCGGGGGCGGTATGGGCCTCGATGGCCGACATGCGGTTGTAGCTGATCCCCACCTTGCTGCCATCGTCCTGGTCGATCATCACGCCATCATCGGTCACCTGCGCGAGCGTGCCCTTGATGGGATCGGCGGCATTGCGAACCGCCACCAGCACGCGTTTGCCCAGGAGCGGCTGGGCCTCGGTCTTCCACATCGAATCGAGATCCCCAAGGCCTCCCGTGTTGGTGGGGGGCTTCAACTCGGTGATCCGTCCCATGCCGGGGACCACGAGGCCGGCCCGGCCGCCCGTGCTCTTGGGTTTTCCCGCCGCGAAGGGGCTTGGCCGGTGGGCGGGTGGCGTGTTTCTGGGCACTCCGGGCGCCGCCATCCCGGGCGTGGGCTCCACCGCCGCCGTCACCACGGTGCCGGCCGGCACCGCCGGCGGCGCGGGCTGCGCGTCGGCTTCTTCGAGTTCGCGGAGGATGGCGGAGAGCCGGGAGATCATGACCGAGTAGATATAGAAGCCGATCAGCGACATGACGAGCGCGGAGGCGAGGCCGATCTGGGCGACACTCTGGTGAAGCGCGTTGAGGGCGTACAGGGTATACACGAAGAGGAGCAGGGGGAGGATGGAGATCATGCAGAAGACGACGGACGAGGCCCGACGCAGGGTATACGTCCGCGCCTTCCCATTCTTGGCCATAGATCGAATCTAGCGCGTCAAGCCCTTCCGGCCAGCGGATTTTCGCCGGCCCCGCCGCGGCCCGCCCCGGCCGTTCTGGGCGCATGGTACGATGCCGCCGTGACCCGAGCCCGGCGCGGGCTGCGCGAAATGCGCGGCTTCATCTTCGATCTTGACGGCTGCGTGTGGACCGGCGACGTGCTCGTGCCCGGGGCCGCCGAGGTGCTGGCGCTCCTGCGCAGCCAGGGGCGCGCCCTGACCTTCCTCACCAACAACTCTCGCGCCCGTGCCGCGACCATGCAGGCCAAGCTCGAGCGACTGGGCGTGCAGGCGGCCACGGATGAGGTGCTGACCCCGCTCGAGATCCTGGGCCGCGTGCTCGACGGCCACGTGGGGCCCGCCTCTCGCGTGCTCGCCATCGGCGGCCCCGAGCTCGAGGCGGCCCTGGTCGACGGTGGCCACACCCTCGTCTCTGTCGCGGCGTATCGCGAGGCGCAGGCCGTGGTCGTGGGCAATGACTTCGAGTTCTCCTACGAGCGCCTGACCGCGGCCTCGCGCGCGGTGGCCGGCGGCGCGGCCTTCGTCACGCCCAACCTCGATCCGCGGCTACCCGTCGAAGGCGATTTTCTGCCCGGCTGCGGCGCCATCGTCGAGGCGGTGGCCGCGGCGGCGTGCGCTCGTCCGCTCGTGGTGGGCAAGCCGGAGCCGCCGCTCTTCGAGCTGGCGCTCGCCCGCATGCGGCTCGAGGCCTCGGAGGCCGCGATGGTGGGCGACAGCGTGGACTCGGATATCCGGGGCGCCCGCCGTGTCGGGCTGACCGCGGTGCTCCTGGCTCGCAAGGGCGCGCTCGACGGCGTCGCGCACTACATGGTCAAGTCCATGGCGCAGCTGAGGCGCCTCGTCGAGACGTACACGCCCTGATGCGCGTCCTGCTGCATTCGGGCGGACCGCTCGGCCCCGACGGTCGGGCGGGGCTATCGGCCTTCCTGGGCGAGCGCCGGCGCGTGGCCTTTGTCACCGCGGCCAGCCTTCACGATGAAGCGGCCTACTTCGCTCGGGTGAGCGCGATGCTGCAGCCGCCCCCGCCGGACGGGGCGGGGCTCGAGCTCATGCATCTCCGCTGGGATGACCGGCCGCTCGACGTGCTCGCCCGGACCGAGGCGCTCTTCATGGGTGGGGGCAATACCTATGCGCTCTTGAAGCGGCTCCGCGAGTCCGAGCTGCTGCCGGTTATCCGCGAGCGCGCGCGGGGCGGCATGCCTTATGTGGGCGCCAGCGCCGGCTCCAATGTGGCGGGGCCGACCATCCTGACCACCAATGACTGGAACGTGGTGGCCCTCGAGCGCTTCGACGCCCTAGGCCTCGTCGCCTTCAATATCAACCCGCACTACAAACAGACCGATCCCGCCATGGCGCCCTACAGCGAGACGCGCGACGATCGGATCCGCGAGTATCACGTGGTCAACGGTAATCCGGTGGCGGGGCTCGAGGAAGGCGCGTGGCTGACTGTCGAGGGCGGGGTGGTGACCGCGCACGGGACGGCGCGCATCAAGATCTTTCGACCTGGCCAGGAGCCCACCTGGCACCAAGCCGGCGAGCGCCTGCCCCTCTAGCCGGGGTCAGGTCTTGCAATGCCACATGAGGTAGGCGACTTCTCTGCGAAAATTCTACCCGATGTAGGATTGCAAGACCTGACCCCCGCTACTCGGCGCGCATGGTGGTCAGGGTGATGTTCTGGGCGCCCAGGGTGCCCGTCGCGCGATTGACCTGGACGATGACCTGAATGGTCACGAGGCGGTTCGGAGCCACCGTGGCGCCCGCCTGCACGACGGACCAGGCGCGGGTGATGCCCGGCTCGGGAGTGTCCGTGCCATTGAGCGGGCCGGGAGTGAAGGGCTGGTTGCGGAGCTGCTCCATCATCTGCCGGCCATAAGCGGTGGCCTTGGACTGGCCGCCGCCCGCGACCACGCTGACCGAGCCCTGCGTCAGCATGCTCAGCAAGGCCACCAGCGCCACCGCAAGGAAAGCCACGGCGAGCATGACCTCGATCAGGCTCATGCCCGCCTGCCCGCGCAGCCGACCACGCATTGCCGTCACCCCTATTGCTGGGACCAGGCGCCGCGCAGGAGGAGCACCCCCTGAGGCGTGCCGGGCGGCGGATTGGTGTTGAAGAGCGTGTCGTAGCTCCAGATCCGCTGAGGTGGGGTGTAGTACTGGGTGCCGCCGGAGCCGCAGCACTGCCACTGCCCGACGGCTTGGTGGCTATGCCAGAGGTCTACGATGGAGCCGCGGTAGGTGAACGCGTTGCCGTTCCAGTCCTCGAGGAAGCGGATATCGTTCTCGAGCTGGCCATTGCCCTGGTTGAGCACGGACTCCGCGGAGGGCCCCAGCGCGAAGCCCGCGTTCACTGTGGTCGCCGTGGCCTGCCGAGTATCGGTCGCGAGATTGCCCTTGCTGTCGCTATTGTTCGGCGCCCAGTTGTTCGAGAGCACGGTGATGGCATCGGCCAGCACCGCCGCGGGCACCTTGGCCACCGTGTTGTAGTCGCCCCTGATGTACATCGGGTTCTCGCTCACCACCGTGAGTCCCTGTGAGGGCAACTGTGAGCCATTGATCAGCCTCACCGCAGCTCCCGGCGTGCCCGTGGTCGCCACGTAGAGCACCCCGTTGGCGGGGGCGGCGCTCGCCGAGCGCAGGAGCCCGATGTTGACATCGGTTACGCTCATGGTCCGCTGCTCGCGCATGTCATAGAAGGTGTTGGTGGTAATCACGCCCGCAGGCAGGGTGACGGGACTACCGCCCATGTCGGTGGCCCCCCCGTTGACGATGCGCAGGCCGGACTTGGAATACATCTTGGCTGCCGCCAGGTCCGGGGCATCGCCGACGTTGGCGACCTCGATGAGCTGGTGCGAGACCACGTCAGGACTGGCCGGATTGTAGAAGAGCTGGGGGATGGGCGGGATGATCTGGCCCACGCCCATGGCGTTGTCGCGGACTGTGCCGCCGAAGGTGGCCATGGCCCGCGCCTGCCAGGCGGCCGCCGTCCAGCCGCTGCCGAACCCGGGCT
It includes:
- a CDS encoding HAD-IIA family hydrolase; protein product: MTRARRGLREMRGFIFDLDGCVWTGDVLVPGAAEVLALLRSQGRALTFLTNNSRARAATMQAKLERLGVQAATDEVLTPLEILGRVLDGHVGPASRVLAIGGPELEAALVDGGHTLVSVAAYREAQAVVVGNDFEFSYERLTAASRAVAGGAAFVTPNLDPRLPVEGDFLPGCGAIVEAVAAAACARPLVVGKPEPPLFELALARMRLEASEAAMVGDSVDSDIRGARRVGLTAVLLARKGALDGVAHYMVKSMAQLRRLVETYTP
- the pepE gene encoding dipeptidase PepE, which produces MRVLLHSGGPLGPDGRAGLSAFLGERRRVAFVTAASLHDEAAYFARVSAMLQPPPPDGAGLELMHLRWDDRPLDVLARTEALFMGGGNTYALLKRLRESELLPVIRERARGGMPYVGASAGSNVAGPTILTTNDWNVVALERFDALGLVAFNINPHYKQTDPAMAPYSETRDDRIREYHVVNGNPVAGLEEGAWLTVEGGVVTAHGTARIKIFRPGQEPTWHQAGERLPL
- a CDS encoding PilX N-terminal domain-containing pilus assembly protein; translated protein: MNIRKGFGVACRSERGSALPLAMIVMLLCSILGFTLVAMGMTEMQISGSWKQYSAAFYAAEGGIESGVVALRTILASTQTPSATQLAGITAPALSDPKLSFVTYSVAWVVPTPPNSYATTFTTGPYAGFSGQVTDYLITSEVRGDNGTRARLTQILRQVQVPLFQFGVFYGAGVDLEIAPGPNMTFNGRVHSNSNIYVGAGSSLDFDSTITTAGSIFRRIKRDTSIPWGNNPRIKDSGGTYQPLNFDSALQPGFGSGWTAAAWQARAMATFGGTVRDNAMGVGQIIPPIPQLFYNPASPDVVSHQLIEVANVGDAPDLAAAKMYSKSGLRIVNGGATDMGGSPVTLPAGVITTNTFYDMREQRTMSVTDVNIGLLRSASAAPANGVLYVATTGTPGAAVRLINGSQLPSQGLTVVSENPMYIRGDYNTVAKVPAAVLADAITVLSNNWAPNNSDSKGNLATDTRQATATTVNAGFALGPSAESVLNQGNGQLENDIRFLEDWNGNAFTYRGSIVDLWHSHQAVGQWQCCGSGGTQYYTPPQRIWSYDTLFNTNPPPGTPQGVLLLRGAWSQQ